The Candidatus Omnitrophota bacterium DNA window TGCTTTATCATCATATTCATTTTCGCAAGGAAGTGATTGTCCGAAGAACTAAGTTTGAACTCCAGCGGGCCGAGAGAAGGGCTCATATTTTAGAAGGGCTAAAGATTGCGCTTAAATTTCTTGATAAAGTGATTGAGATAATTAAAAAATCAAAAAATCCCCAAGAGGCGAAAGAATCTTTGATGAAAAGGTTTAAGCTTTCCGAAGTCCAAACTCAGGCGATCTTAGAAATGCAGCTACAACGACTTTGCGCTTTAGAGAGAAAGAAAATTGATCAGGAATACTTAGAACTTTTGGAAAAAATAGAATATTTAAAATCAATACTTTCTTCGGAAAAAAAACAAGAGGACTTAATAAAAGAGGAATTAAAAGAGCTCAAGGAGAAATTCTCTGACCCTCGACGCACTGATATTGTTGCCCAAAAAGAGGAAATAGAGGTAGAGGATTTAATCGTCGAAGAAGAGATGGTGGTTACTATCAGCAAGGCTGGCTACATTAAGCGTATTCCTTTAAGTAATTATCGTCAGCAGCGACGCGGCGGCCGAGGGGTGACTGCTATGGCCATTTCCGAAGAGGATTTTGTGGAGCAACTTTTTGTTGCTTCCAGCAAAGATACGCTTTTGATTTTTACCGATGAAGGTAAGGCCTATCCTTTAAAAACTTATGAGGTGCCGCAGGGTTCAAGAACCTCTAAGGGCAGGGCTATCGTGAATGTTTTAAATTTAAATAGCAAAGAAAAAACTACAAACGTTTTGTCGATAAAAGACTTTGATTCGAAGTCTTTTATTCTTATGGCTACTCAGAAGGGGATGGTCAAGAGAACTTCGCTAGAGCTTTTTGCCAATGCGCGTAGAAGTGGGATCATCGCCATCAACATTGAGAAGGGAGACCGTCTTATCGGGGCCAATATCTCGCAGGAAAAAGATGAAGCAATTTTGGCAACCAAAAAAGGATTTTCAATACGCTTTGAGGTGAGCCAGGTGCGGCCGACTGGAAGACAGTCGCAAGGGGTTAGAGGCATAAAATTAACGAAGGACGATGAAGTTTTGGGAATGGTTTTGTTAGAAGCCTCCCTTAATAAGGAAGAGTTCTATCTACTTACTGCTACTGAAAATGGGTTTGCTAAGAGAACCCGTGTCCAGGAATATCGAGTCCAATCGCGCGGAGGTAAGGGCGTAACCAATATAAAACTGTCTTCTAAAATTGGGAAGGTAGAAGGATTGCTTTTGGTTAGGACCGATGACGAAGTCATGTGCATTACCCAGAAAGGAATTCTTATTAGGTCTAAGGTCGGCGACATCAGGGCGTCTGGCCGCTCGACCCAGGGAGTTAAGATTATAAATCTTGAAAAGGGCGATAAGCTAGCGACTACGGCCCGGATTATTCCTGAAAGCTAAAACTTGTTTACAGGGAGCCGTCTAGACGGCCTTGACAAAATAAATTAAAGAATTACAATAGGGACACTTTTTCATTTAAACGACCCCATCGTCTAGCCCGGCCCAGGACATCGCCCTTTCACGGCGACGACGCCGGTTCAAATCCGGCTGGGGTCGTTTTTTTATCAATTAGCATATGCAAAAAGAAACTCGGCCTCTCGGGGTATCAGTGTTAGGAGGAATTAACTTTTTTATTTTTGGGCTAGGGTCTTTGCTGGTGTTTAGTTATGTTTATCTAAATAGCGGTTCAGAGAGCTTCAAAGATCTTTTAGCTGAAATGGGGAAATACCTTCCGGAAGCAAGCCTAAAAGAAGAGATGATAAAAAAAGCAATTTTAACACAAGTAGTCATAGCTTTAATTTTTACGCTTAGTGGTTGGGGGCTTTTGCAGCGTAAGGAAATTGCCAGGAAGGGCACTCTCTGGTTTGCTTTTTTGGCGGTCGCCATTACCTTCACGGCTTGTTTATTCAACCCGGCTATTATCGCTCAAGGATTTTTACAAATAATTTATCCGGGGGCTTTAATCGTTTATTTAACCAACAAAAAGGTCGAAGAATATTTCAATAATTCTAAAAATATAGCTAACCAGGAGGCCCAGGACTAATGTGCGGAATTTTTGGCTATGTCGGGGGAGGGTTAAAATTCTCTTCGTTAATTAACGGCTTATCTAGGCTGGAATACCGTGGCTATGATTCTTGCGGAATCGCTAGTTTAAGCGGCAATAAACTTTTTTTAAAAAAACGAGCTGGCAAGATCCAACAGTTAAAAGATGATTTAAAAAACTGTCAAAAAGCCAAAAGTTCCTTAGCTCTTCTTCATACTCGCTGGGCAACCCATGGCGAGCCTAATAAATCCAATGCTCATCCTCATGCTGATTGCCACCGAGAAATAGTTGTGGCCCATAACGGAATAATCGAAAATTTCCTAGAATTAAAACAAAGTCTTTTAAGGAAAGGACATAAGTTTACCAGCCAGACCGACAGCGAAGTTATTGCCCATCTTATCGAGGAATTTTACAAAGATTCTTTGTTTAAGGCTACTCAAAAGGCAGTGAAAGAATTAAGAGGTTCATTCGCACTCGGGGTTATATCAACTAAAGAGCCAGATAAAATTGTAGCCGTGAGGTTTCAGAGTCCGTTAATTATTGGTTCAGGGGCCAAGGGGAATTTTTTAGCTTCGGACATACCGGCACTTTTAGCCTTTGCTAAGGAAGCAGCCCACCTTAAAGATCAGCAAATGGCAGTTATCGATTCTCAGAAAGCAACAGTTTTTAGTTCTAAAATTAGGCCAGCTACTTTTAGCTTAGGTCAGCCAGCTGCCCTCAGCAAGATTACTATTAAAACCCAAGAGGCTGAGAAAAATGGCTATGAACATTTTATGCTTAAGGAGATTAATGAACAGCCAGCAGTTTTAAGAAAAATAATTTCTTCATATATCAAAAAAGATACAATCTGCTTTCCGGATCTCGGAATTAGCAAAGAATATTTACGAAAAACAAGGAAGGTTTATGTAGCCGCCTGCGGTACGGCCTATCATGCTGGTTATGTAGCTAAGTATTTTATAGAAAAACACTGTCGCATCCCGGTCGAGATAGATACTTCTTCAGAATTTCGTTATCGCTCTCTCACTTCAGGCAAGGGGGATTTGCTTATAGCGGTTTCTCAATCCGGCGAAACAGCAGATACCTTGGCGGCGACAAGAGAGGCAAAAAAAAGAGGGGCTAAGGTATTAACTATTTGTAATGTTTTAGGGTCAAGTCTTTCTAAGGAGGGAGATGCTACAATCGCAACTTTGGCTGGTCCGGAAATCGGCGTTGCCTCAACCAAAGCCTATACCGCCCAAATTTTTTGTTTATATTTATTCGGTCTTTATTTAGGCAAGCAAAAGACCAGCTTAAGGCCGGGTGATTTCCGACGTCTGTTGAAAGAGTTAGCCAAAGTTCCTGCTTGTCAGAAAAGGATTTTAGCTAACAGTTCAAGGGTTAAAAAAATAGCCAAGAAGTTTTCTAAGTTCGGCTCATTTTTATTCTTGGGACGTGGGGTGAATTTTCCTTCAGCCTTAGAAGGCGCCCTAAAACTAAAAGAAATTTCCTATATTCCGGCCGAAGGATATCCGGCTGGGGAAATGAAGCACGGACCAATTGCCTTGATTGATGAGTACCGAGCAGTTGTTTGCATTGCTACACAAGATGAGCTTTATGAGAAGATGTTTTCCAATGTTCAGGAGATAAAGGCCCGCAAGGGGAAAGTCTTAGCAATCCTTAACCCCAAAGATAAAGAGGTGTCTACTTTGAGTGATGCGGTTATTTATGTTCCCAACATCAGCCAAGAAGCAAGCCCACTTTTGGTGGCTGTTGCCTTGCAGCTTTTTGCTTATTTTGTTGCTAAAAACTTAAACTGCGAAATAGATCAGCCGCGCAATTTAGCTAAGTCAGTCACAGTAGAATAGTTAAAAATGCTATACTTAGTTGCAACCCCGATAGGGAACCTAGAGGATATTACTTTAAGAGCTATACGTATTTTAAGGGAAGTGGACTTAGTGCTCTGCGAGGACACCCGAAAGACTGGGTTTTTGCTTAAACATTTAGGATTAAAGAAAAAGCTGGTTAGTTTTTTTGAACACAGCGAAGTAAAAAAAATGCCCTGGGTTATCGATGAATTAAGCCAGGGTAAAAATATAGCTCTTGTGTCTTCAGCTGGCACGCCGACTATTTCTGATCCGGGATATAAATTGGTGAGAGAGTGCCGAAGACTTTCTTTAGCGGTCAGTTCAGCGCCGGGGGCATCAAGTGTTATTAATGCGCTTAGTTTAACTTCGATACCTCATGAAAAGTTTATTTTTTTAGGCTATATCCCTAAGAAAAAGAATCAATGTAAACAATTGTTTGATAGCGTGAAAGATTGGGGCTTGGCTGTTGTTTTTCTTGAGTCGCCCTACCGATTAATTAAATCTCTAGAGATAGTTAAAGAGGTCTTTGGGGATAGAAAAGTTGCTGTTGCTCGCGAGATGACCAAGAAATTTGAGGAAGTTAAAGAAGCAGAAGCAAAAGAGCTTTTAGTCTACTTTTCTAATAAGAAGCCGAAGGGCGAGATGGTTTTAATTGTCGCGGCGGCTTAAAAATCCACCCTTGACACAGACGCCTAAATAGTATATAAATGTATAGCCTTTAAGCGGGTCCGGCGAGGCCTAAAAGGAGTAAAATGTACAAAAATAGTCAAAAACAAGGTCCCGTTTCGACTTATTCGGTTGGAACGGGTTTTTTATTTTTATGAGTAATTCGAAAGAAAACAAGAAAATCCTTTCCAGTGATGATGTCCGAAGGGTTATCCAGCGGCTTACTCACCAGATTTTAGAGAAAAACGACCAAGCACATGATTTGGTGCTTATCGGCATCCAGACCCGAGGGGTTCATTTAGCTAAAAGAGTCCAAACTGCGATCAAAGATATAAATGGCAGAGAAATCCCCCTAGGCGCTTTGGGGATTACTTTTTATCGCGATGATTTAACTACCATTGGACCAAGTCCGGTGGTCAAAGGAACGAAGATAAATTTTGATTTAAAGAATAAACGGATAATTTTGATTGATGACGTTTTGTTCACCGGGAGAACAATTCGGGCAGCCTTGAATGAAATTATGGATTTCGGCCGGCCCAAGAGCGTTGAGCTTTTAGTTTTAGTTGATCGCGGTCACCGGGAGTTACCGATCCGGGCAGATTTCGTTGGGAAAAATATACCGACCTCCATGCAAGAGTCGGTAGAGGTGAGGATGGTTGAGATCGACGGCGTTGATGAGGTAATTATAAAAAATAAAAACTAATGCGTTGGCAAAGAAAAGATTTGTTAGGTTTGGAAGAATTAAGCAAAGAAGAGATTGAGCAGATTTTAATTACCGCCGAATCATTCAAGGAAGTTACCACTCGAGAGATTAAAAAAGTTCCGGCCCTCCGCGGCAAAACCGTGGTTAACTTATTTTATGAGCCTTCAACTAGGACTAGGGTGTCTTTTGAAGTTGCTGCGAAGCGACTTTCTGCTGACGTAATTAATATTTCGACTGAATCCTCAAGCGTTAAAAAGGGCGAAACCCTAATTGATACCGGTAGAAACATTGAAGCCTTAAAGGCTGATATAATTATTGTAAGGCATGATTCGTCAGGGGCTGCAGCGATGCTGGCCCGTCATGTTAATGCGAATATAGTTAACGCCGGTGATGGCTGGCATGAACATCCCACCCAAGCCTTATTAGATCTATTTACCTTGAAAGAGAAACGAGGAAAAATTGAAGGTTTAAAGGTGAGTATTATCGGCGACATAGCTCATTCTCGGGTAGCACGTTCAAATATTTGGGGCTTAACTAAACTTGGAGCTAAAGTTACTTTATGTGCGCCAGAGTTGTTGATTCCACCGGGGGTGGAAGAAACCGGAGTTAAAGTTACCCACGACATCGAAGAAGCTTTATTTGGTGCTGATGCAATTAATGTTTTGCGGATGCAGTTTGAGCGTGACAAAAAGGGAGCTTTCCCTAAGGCTTTGGAGTACTTTAAAACTTTTGGTATAACTGAGGAAAGATTAAAGAAGGCCAAGAAGGATATTGTAGTAATGCACCCAGGGCCAATTAATCGAGGCATTGAGATATCCAGCGAGGTTGCTGATGGGCCGAATTCAGTCATTTTAGACCAAGTGACTAATGGTATAGCTGTAAGAATGGCGGTTTTATTTTTAATATCTCAGGTAAAAGATGGGAAGTAAAAGTATTTTAATCAAAGGCGGACAGGTTATTGATCCTTCGAGGGATTCTAGCCAGGTGAAGGATATTTTAATTGAAGACGGGGTTGTTAAAGAGGTTTCAAACTCAATATCAAGTTCCGCTGAAATCGTGATTGAAGCCAAAGGTAAAATCGTTATGCCGGGCTTGGTAGACATGCATGTGCATTTGCGTGAGCCCGGACGCGAAGATAAAGAAACTGTGCTTTCAGGAACACAAGCTGCGCTAAGCGGCGGAGTAACTTCAGTTTTGGCTATGGCCAATACGGATCCGGCGACAGATTCAGTTGAGCATTTAGCAGTGCTTAATAAAATTATTAGACAAACCGCAGTAGCAGATGTTTTTGTCGCTGCAGCGATGACCAAAGCAAGAGAAGGCTGGGAAATTACTGATTTTTCGGCCCTGAGAAAAAGAGGAGCGATTGCGGTTAGCGATGATGGTTCTTCGGTTGACGATCCGGTTGTGATGAAGAAAATACTCAAGGCGGCAAAGAAAGAAAATCTTTTAGTAATCTGTCACTGTGAGGACATATCGCTTTCAAGGGGTGGGTCAGTAAATTTAGGCTTTACTTCAACCCGTCTGGGCTTACGAGGAATTTCTCGAGAATCAGAATACCAGAGAGTCGCCAGGGATATTGAATTGGCTAAAGAAATCGGAGCGAGAATCCATATTGCCCATGTGAGTTGTCGCGAGTCAGTAGAAATTATTGCTAAGGCCAAGAAGGAGGGGGTGGCGGTCACCGCTGAAACTGCGCCGCACTATTTTGTTTTAACCGACCAAGCAACCCGTTCTTTCGATACAAACATGAAGATGAATCCACCATTACGCAGCGCAGAAGATGTGGAAAGTATTAGGCTAGGTCTAAGCGACGGGACAATAGATGTTATTGCTTCTGATCATGCTCCGCACACGGCCAATGAAAAGGATATTGAGTTTGATCGTGCCGCTTTCGGGGTGATCGGGCTTGAAACCGAATTGGCAGTGGCCATTACTGAATTAGTGCATAGCGGTGCATTAAGTTGGCTTGATTTAGCTAAAAAATTATCTTATAATCCGGCTAAAATTATTGGTATTGATAAAGGCACTTTGAGGGTTGGGGCATCTGCTGATATAATTGTGGTTTCTCCGGATCAACAGTGGTTAGTGGCTAAAGAAAATTTTAGGTCTAAGTCTAAAAATTCCTGTTTTCTTAACAAGAAGCTAAAAGGAGCTGTTGAATATACGATTTATCGTGGACAGCTGGTTTATCAAAGATGAAATTCGTAGCCGATTTTCATATTCATTCCAAATATTCTCGGGCCACATCTCGAGATATGGAGATACCACAATTAGCAAAATGGGCTAAGCTAAAAGGGGTCGATCTTTTAGGGACCGGAGATTTTACTCATCATCTTTGGCTTCAAGAGGTAAAAAAACACCTAAAGCCAGAAGGTAAGACTGGTTTGTATAGCTATGAAGGGATTCATTTTATTCTTTCGGCCGAGATATCAAGTATTTTTTCTCAAGCTGGGAAAACTTACCGAGTGCACAATGTGCTTTTGGCTCCTTCCTTTGAAATAGTTGAAGAGATAAATCGTATGTTTGCCTCTTTCGGTAACATTGCTTCTGACGGCCGGCCGATTTTAGGAATGAGTTGTAAAAAAATAGCCGAGGAAGTATTTAAAATTTCCCAAGAGGTGATGCTGATTCCGGCCCATATCTGGACGCCTTGGTTTTCGGTTTTTGGCTCAAGTTCTGGGTTTGACAATATAGAAGATGCCTATGGTGAGTATACCGATAAAATTACGGCTTTGGAAACCGGTTTATCTAGTGATCCGGCGATGAACTGGATGATTTCAAAGCTTGATAAGTTTTCTTTGATTTCTAATTCCGACTCACATTCTCCTTCGCGGATTGGTCGTGAAGCCAATATTTTTGACTGCGAGCTTAGTTACTGGGAAATAAAAAAAGTCTTAGAAGAAAAAGATAAAAGTAAATTTCTCTATACGGTTGAATTTTTTCCAGAAGAGGGTAAGTATCATTATGACGGCCATCGCAACTGTAAAGTTAGATGGCATCCTAGCCAAACAAAAAGCCATGATGGTAAATGCAGTGTCTGTGGGCGAGCAGTCACCAAGGGCGTTTTAGGTAGGGTAAATGAACTAGCTGATCGAGAAGAAGGGTTTGTTCCTGACAATGCTATTGGTTATAAAAGTTTAGTTCCCCTAGATGAGATTATTGCTGAAACTAAAGGGGTTAAGCGCGGGGCAAAACGAGTAGTAGAGGAATACATGAGGTTGGTTAATAGCTTTGGTTCGGAGTTTAATATTTTAGTAAATATCGATCAAAAAGAATTAGATTCTCACTTTCCGGAAAAAATAGCCGAAGGGATTCGAAAGGTAAGAGCTAAGGAGCTTAATGTGCTTGCCGGCTATGACGGTGAGTATGGCGTGATTAAAATATTTGGCTCTGAGGAAGAAGAAAAAAAGGAAGACCAGCAGCTAACTTTGTTTTAGTTAACGTCCCTGTGGCCTAACGGATAAGGCGTTGGCCTCCGGAGCCAAAAATGCAGGTTCAATTCCTGCCAGGGACACCATAAAAAAAGTAAACTCTCGGTAGGAAAAATGAACATAACAGTAATTGGCGGACACAGTTGTTCAAAGGAAAACTATAACTTTGCTTATGAACTAGGAAAACTCATAGCCAAGGAGGGTTGGATTTTAATCTCCGGAGGCAAGGAAGGGGTGATGGAGGCAGTCTGTCGAGGCGCAAAAGAGCAAGGTGGCTTAACTGTAGGCATTTTACCTGGTTATGATCAAAAAGAGGCTAATGATTATGTAGATATTAAATTGCCTACCGGCTTAGGCTATGCCAGAAATGTTTTGGTGGTGAGAGCTTCTGATGTGGTAATAGCAGTTTCCGGAGAGTATGGAACACTTTCAGAGGTCGGGTTTGCGCTTAGTGAAAAAAAGATAGTTATTGGCATAGACAGCTGGGATATAAAAGGAGTAATTAAGGTGAAAACACCCCAGGCGGCGATAGCCCAGGTAAAAAAGGAGCTAGATGTTAAATAAAAAAGAGATAGCACAACTTATCGAGAAGGAAAAATTAATTGAAGAATATATCGATCTTGATAAGCAGTTAACCCCTAATGGATTTGACTTGTCAGTCAGTAAAATTTTTGAGTTTAGCTCCCCCGGGGCGTTAGATTTTTCTAATAAAGAGCGCTTGATTCCGAAAACAAAAGAGAGGGCGCCTAAGAAGCTGAATTCTGAAGATAAGTTCGGTTGGTGGAATTTGGAAAAAGGCGCATACAAAGTAAGAACCAATGAGGTAGTTAATTTGCCGAATGATTTAACTGCTCTTGCTTTTAGCCGGACATCAGTTTTACGCTTAGGAGCATTTACTCAACATGGAGTTTGGGATGCTGGATTCAAGGGCAAGGGGGAATTTATCTTGGTGGTTGAAAATTCTCAAGGGATAAAAATAAAACAAAATGCACGTCTAGCCCAACTGGTATTTTTTAAAGTAGATGAAACCGAAAGTTACGAAGGGATTTATAAACATTTAAAATGAGCCCAGAAGGACATTTTGATTTTGAGTCAGTAAGCGATCAAGAAGATAGGCTGGATTATGATAATTTAAAACCCTGCCCTAAATGCCAAAAGCTGATAGCTTGCGATGCAACTATCTGTTATTTTTGCGGTCAAGATGTTAGCTATCAAGAGAAAACTTCCTGGGTTGGTTGGGTTGTGGCTTTCCTGGTTATTGTTTTTGTTTTAAGCATTCTTTTCAGTGTAATAAGCTAAAATACTCTAGCATAAAAATCACCTGCCTGACGAACCGCCTTAGCGGAGAGGAAGTCCTATTGGATTGCTTTGCTATTTGTTTTCTATTGAGTCTTTAAGTTACCCTTTTACTTTTGGGACGGTTGGATAGGTATTCGATATAAAGTATTTTCCATTTCCCGGTAACTTTTCCAATCGGGATTTTTGTTCCAAGGGTGCCTTTAAAAAATTATTAAACCCCATACAGAATGTTTTCAATAAATTTCCTAGGATGTTTAACTAATACAAAATAGGCTGCTATTGGAGGAAAGATAAATATACAACCTATAATAGCAAAAAGAGTTATCCATATTTTTAAGAATTTATTGATTTCTATTTCATAATTAATTTTAGTTTTGTTCAGGTCCGCTTCCAATTTTAGCACACCAACCTTAGGAAACATGAAACTTGTTTGCGTGAAAAAGGTGCCATGCTTGAATTTTATTGTATTTTTATTTTGTTCGGTTATTTCGCAATTTGCGCTGGCCAACATAGTTTTTAGCTTTTCAATGGTTTCACTTAATGATTTATTTACTGTTTTTGTTCCTGAAATCATTTTTCCTCCTTTTCAAATATAATACAAAAACCACCGGGCCATACTCGTCTGCCCAGTGGTTTATCTTGTTATGAGAGTCTTTATTGAGCTTTTTTCTTAATAGGCATTACTCCAGCAAGTTCACCTATTACATTAACCAATTCAGTGCCTGTTGGAATTACTACTTTTGCGTTATTTTCCAAAGCATTTTCAACCGTTTGAAGTTTTCTTAAAATTTGAGCGTTCCCTATGAAGTATTTTTCTGCAGCTTCGTTGACTAATTTTATAGCTTCAGCTTCTCCTTGCGCCTGCAGAATTCTTGCTTGCCTGATTCCTTCAGCCTTTTTTATTTGTGATCTTTTTTCGCCGTCTGCAGCAGTTTCTTGAGCGGTGGCATAATCAACAGCGGCTATTTTTTCATTTTCTGCCTTTACTACTTTGTTCATTGTATCTTGTACGTCTTTAGGCGGGTCTATTTGCTTTAATTCTGTTCTGACAATTTCAATTCCCCAGCTCGTTGTTTCTTCGCGAAGAGTTTTGTGTAATTCTGAATTAATTTTCCCTCTTTCGCTATTGGCAGATTTTAAAGTGAGAGTGCCGATAATATTTCTTAAAGTGGTTCTTGCTAAATTTACAATTTGATGTTGATAAAGATTAACGTTATATTGTGAACTCTTTACGCTTTCTTCGTTAGATTTTACTTTGAAATAAACCTGGGCATCTACAGTAGCATTTAAATTATCATTGGTAATTATTTCCTGTGGTTCCGCGTCAACCATTTGCTCGGTGGTATTTACTATGTACATCTTTTCAATAATCGGGATAATCCAATTAAATCCAAACTTAGCGAAACGACGGTATTTACCCAATCTTTCAATCAAGCCTCGATGCGTTGGTCTTACAATTCTAATTCCCAGAAAGAATATCACAACGGTTACGACAATGACCAATTTCCATATTCCCATAACAACCTCCTTTTTGGTTTCAATTTATTATTTTATCACATCTAACGCAAAAATCATTCCTTTCGATAACGCTTCGCAGCCTGTCTGATGAGCCTGTGACTCTAGGTAGAGGCGAGGAAGGTCGACGGTTGATTGATTTGTTATGATTTATATTTTTTCATTTGTTTTTTTGCCGTTTTAATAAAGTGTCCAAATTTGCGATCCTTTTCTCTTTTTTCTAGCGCAGTCATAGTATTGTGCTCGTTTTCTTTTACTAGCTTGATATAGTTGTCATATTTACTTTTATCCAAGCTACCGGAAGATACAGCTTTCAGGACGGCACATTCCGGTTCATTAATGTGGCAGCAATCTGAAAATTTACACTTCTTTGATAGTTGATATATTTCAGAGAAAACACTTTTTATTCCTGTTTTTGAATCCAATATCCCAATTTCACGCATTCCGGGGTTATCAATTAAGACACCACCATCTTCTAATATGAATAATTCTCTATGTGTAGTAATATGTTTGCCTCTATTTGAATAGGAGCTTATCTTAGCAGTTTTAATCAAATTTTTACCTAAAATGATATTTATAATAGATGATTTCCCTACACCAGAAGAGCCTAGAAAACAGTAGGTTAATCCTTTTTTTATGCTGTTTTTTAGATCAATGATACCTTCTTTTGTGATAGTGCTCGTTGTATAAATATCAATGTTTTTGAATCGTTTTTTTATCTCAATTATTTTTGTATCTAATTCATCTTTCGATAATAAATCAACTTTATTTAGGGTTATTATTGGTTTTATGTTTTCTGATTCTGCAAGCGCAGCGTATCTTTCAAATCGATTTAAACTGTAATCTCTATCCGGCGATTGAATAATCAAGGCAACATCAATATTTGAAGCAATTAGGTGTTTGCCCGAACCATTGGCAGATTTTCTCATTAGGGCTGTTTTTCTAGGGAGTATTTCGTGGATAAGGGCTCGTTCTTTATCAAGAATTGTTATGAGAACCCAGTCTCCAACTGTTGGGTAATCCTCCCGTGTCGAAGCTGTAAAGATCATTTTGCCGGTTATTTTTGCTGATAATTCGGATATTTCATTTTTTAAAATATACAACTCTTTATGTTCTGCGATAATTCGGGCAGGAGTGAAGCTATTGTTTTTTTTGCTTTTTCGATTATTTTCAAAAAATTCACCATAACCGATATCTTCTAAGTTAATCTTTTTAATGTTTTTTTTCATGATTATTTACTTATAACATTCGAAACTGTCGGCCTGAACCCGAGCAAGGGGTAAGGTTCGCTGAATTAAGTTGCTAGATGTTTATTTTTTATTATTTGGTTTCTTTTTGCGAAATAAATCTATTATTCCTAATATGATCCCAACAGACCCAGCCATTTTTATAGATCCCCCAATCATCATTAGTTCTCGTGCTTGTTGAGAGCCAATCACATTCCCGATAACCCATACAATAATGGCTAAACCGACAACAACGCCCTTGGGGGTTTTTTTAGAAATTAACCAAAAACATGCTACAGAGAGCAATATTGCGATAATTGGTGAAAATAAAAATATTGGTGATGGTGCATTCATAATTATCGTCTACTTTTTAGTTAGCATTTTTTAGCTAGTGCGATGATGTCCATGCTGAAAAAGAAGGAAACTTTGCTTTTAGAAAAAGTCTTATTCAAAAATTTATTAATTTTAGCCTGGCTGCTTATCAAAGGTATTTTAATATAACCAAAAAGATTGACAATGGTATCTTTGGATAATTTTTCTGTTATTTGTTTGTACGTAAACGGATAAAAAGGGATAAAGAGTAAAAACTTAAAAAGAAACATTTTAAAAAAGATTGATTGAATAGCATATAAATTTTTCACAGCAATAAT harbors:
- a CDS encoding deoxyuridine 5'-triphosphate nucleotidohydrolase, producing MLNKKEIAQLIEKEKLIEEYIDLDKQLTPNGFDLSVSKIFEFSSPGALDFSNKERLIPKTKERAPKKLNSEDKFGWWNLEKGAYKVRTNEVVNLPNDLTALAFSRTSVLRLGAFTQHGVWDAGFKGKGEFILVVENSQGIKIKQNARLAQLVFFKVDETESYEGIYKHLK
- the rsgA gene encoding ribosome small subunit-dependent GTPase A — protein: MKKNIKKINLEDIGYGEFFENNRKSKKNNSFTPARIIAEHKELYILKNEISELSAKITGKMIFTASTREDYPTVGDWVLITILDKERALIHEILPRKTALMRKSANGSGKHLIASNIDVALIIQSPDRDYSLNRFERYAALAESENIKPIITLNKVDLLSKDELDTKIIEIKKRFKNIDIYTTSTITKEGIIDLKNSIKKGLTYCFLGSSGVGKSSIINIILGKNLIKTAKISSYSNRGKHITTHRELFILEDGGVLIDNPGMREIGILDSKTGIKSVFSEIYQLSKKCKFSDCCHINEPECAVLKAVSSGSLDKSKYDNYIKLVKENEHNTMTALEKREKDRKFGHFIKTAKKQMKKYKS
- a CDS encoding dihydroorotase, translating into MGSKSILIKGGQVIDPSRDSSQVKDILIEDGVVKEVSNSISSSAEIVIEAKGKIVMPGLVDMHVHLREPGREDKETVLSGTQAALSGGVTSVLAMANTDPATDSVEHLAVLNKIIRQTAVADVFVAAAMTKAREGWEITDFSALRKRGAIAVSDDGSSVDDPVVMKKILKAAKKENLLVICHCEDISLSRGGSVNLGFTSTRLGLRGISRESEYQRVARDIELAKEIGARIHIAHVSCRESVEIIAKAKKEGVAVTAETAPHYFVLTDQATRSFDTNMKMNPPLRSAEDVESIRLGLSDGTIDVIASDHAPHTANEKDIEFDRAAFGVIGLETELAVAITELVHSGALSWLDLAKKLSYNPAKIIGIDKGTLRVGASADIIVVSPDQQWLVAKENFRSKSKNSCFLNKKLKGAVEYTIYRGQLVYQR
- a CDS encoding SPFH/Band 7/PHB domain protein, with the translated sequence MGIWKLVIVVTVVIFFLGIRIVRPTHRGLIERLGKYRRFAKFGFNWIIPIIEKMYIVNTTEQMVDAEPQEIITNDNLNATVDAQVYFKVKSNEESVKSSQYNVNLYQHQIVNLARTTLRNIIGTLTLKSANSERGKINSELHKTLREETTSWGIEIVRTELKQIDPPKDVQDTMNKVVKAENEKIAAVDYATAQETAADGEKRSQIKKAEGIRQARILQAQGEAEAIKLVNEAAEKYFIGNAQILRKLQTVENALENNAKVVIPTGTELVNVIGELAGVMPIKKKAQ
- a CDS encoding endonuclease Q family protein, translating into MKFVADFHIHSKYSRATSRDMEIPQLAKWAKLKGVDLLGTGDFTHHLWLQEVKKHLKPEGKTGLYSYEGIHFILSAEISSIFSQAGKTYRVHNVLLAPSFEIVEEINRMFASFGNIASDGRPILGMSCKKIAEEVFKISQEVMLIPAHIWTPWFSVFGSSSGFDNIEDAYGEYTDKITALETGLSSDPAMNWMISKLDKFSLISNSDSHSPSRIGREANIFDCELSYWEIKKVLEEKDKSKFLYTVEFFPEEGKYHYDGHRNCKVRWHPSQTKSHDGKCSVCGRAVTKGVLGRVNELADREEGFVPDNAIGYKSLVPLDEIIAETKGVKRGAKRVVEEYMRLVNSFGSEFNILVNIDQKELDSHFPEKIAEGIRKVRAKELNVLAGYDGEYGVIKIFGSEEEEKKEDQQLTLF
- a CDS encoding TIGR00725 family protein, which translates into the protein MNITVIGGHSCSKENYNFAYELGKLIAKEGWILISGGKEGVMEAVCRGAKEQGGLTVGILPGYDQKEANDYVDIKLPTGLGYARNVLVVRASDVVIAVSGEYGTLSEVGFALSEKKIVIGIDSWDIKGVIKVKTPQAAIAQVKKELDVK